From the Conger conger chromosome 14, fConCon1.1, whole genome shotgun sequence genome, one window contains:
- the snrpe gene encoding small nuclear ribonucleoprotein E, translating to MAYRGQGPKVQKVMVQPINLIFRYLQNRSRIQVWLYEQVNLRIEGCIIGFDEYMNLVLDDAEEVHMKTKNRKPLGRIMLKGDNITLLQSVAN from the exons ATGGCGTACCGGGGACAAGGACCGAAGGTCCAGAAGGTTATGGTGCAGCCAATT aatcttattttcaggtatCTCCAGAAC CGCTCTAGGATCCAGGTGTGGCTGTACGAGCAGGTGAACTTGCGGATAGAGGGCTGCATCATT GGATTTGATGAATATATGAACCTGGTTCTGGATGATGCTGAGGAGGTCCACATGAAGACCAAGAACAGGAAACCTCTGG gaCGGATCATGCTGAAAGGAGACAATATCACCTTGCTACAAAGTGTTGCGAATTAG